The genomic interval CACCATCGCCCACGAACTCGCCGCCCGGCTGCGCGAACAGGGCCGGCCGGCCGAGGTGCTCGACGGCGACGAGATCCGCGAGTTCCTCTCGGCGGGCCTCGGCTTCAGCCGCGAGGACCGGCACACCAACGTCCAGCGCATCGGCTTCGTCGCCGAACTGCTCGCCCGCAACGGCGTGCTGGCGCTCGTCCCGGTGATCGCCCCGTACGCCGACAGCCGCGAGGCCGTCCGCGCCCGCCACGAGGCGAACGGTACGCCGTACGTCGAGGTGCACGTGGCGACGCCCGTGGAGGTGTGCTCCGTACGTGACGTGAAGGGCCTGTACGCCAAGCAGGCGGCGGGTGAGCTGACCGGGCTCACCGGCGTCGACGACCCGTACGAGGAGCCCGAGAAGCCCGATCTGCGCATCGAGTCGCAGCACCAGACCGTGCAGGAGTCCGCGGCGGTCGTCCACGCCGTGCTCAGCGAAAGGGGACTGGCATGACGACCGTCGCCACCACCGTCGAGGAGGGTACGGACAGCCCGTACGCCCTCTCGCACCTGGACGCCCTCGAGTCGGAGGCCGTGCACATCTTCCGTGAGGTGGCGGGTGAGTTCGAGAAGCCGGTGATCCTGTTCTCCGGCGGCAAGGACTCCATCGTCATGCTGCACCTGGCGCTGAAGGCGTTCGCGCCCGCGCCGGTGCCGTTCGCGCTGCTGCACGTGGACACCGGGCACAACTTCCCCGAGGTCCTCGACTACCGCGACCGCACGGTCGCCGAGCACGGGCTGCGGCTGCACGTCGCCTCCGTGCAGGACTACATCGACCGCGGCGTCCTCAAGGAGCGCCCGGACGGCACCCGCAACCCGCTGCAGACGCTCCCGCTCACCGACACCATCCGCGAGCAGGGCTTCGACGCGGTGTTCGGCGGGGGCCGCCGCGACGAGGAGAAGGCCCGCGCCAAGGAACGGGTGTTCTCGCTGCGCGACGAGTTCTCCCAGTGGGACCCCCGCCGCCAGCGCCCCGAGCTGTGGAACCTCTACAACGGCCGCCACGCCCCCGGTGAGCACGTGCGCGTGTTCCCGCTGTCCAACTGGACCGAGCTGGACGTGTGGCAGTACATCGCCCGCGAGGACATCGAACTGCCGGAGATCTACTACGCGCACGAGCGCGAGGTGTTCAAGCGCAGCGGGATGTGGCTGACCGCGGGCGAGTGGGGCGGCCCGAAGGACGGCGAGACGGTCGAGAAGCGCCTGGTGCGCTACCGCACCGTCGGCGACATGTCCTGCACCGGCGCGGTCGACTCCGACGCCGACACCATCGAGAAGGTGATCACGGAGATCGCCGCGTCCCGGCTCACCGAGCGCGGCGCCACCCGCGCCGACGACAAGCTGTCCGAGGCCGCGATGGAAGACCGCAAGCGCGAGGGGTACTTCTAAGCATGAGCACGATCACGACCGAGGAGCTCTCGGCCACCACCCTGCTGCGGTTCGCCACCGCCGGCTCCGTCGACGACGGCAAGTCCACCCTGGTGGGCCGGCTGCTGCACGACTCCAAGTCCGTGCTCGCCGACCAGCTGGAAGCGGTCGAACGCGCCTCGGCCGTCCGCGGCCAGGACACCCCCGACCTCGCGCTGCTCACCGACGGGCTGCGCGCCGAGCGGGAGCAGGGCATCACGATCGACGTGGCGTACCGTTACTTCGCCACGCCCCGGCGGCGGTTCATCCTCGCCGACACCCCCGGCCACGTGCAGTACACGCGGAACATGGTCACCGGCGCCTCGACCGCCGAGCTGACGGTGATCCTGGTCGACGCCCGCAACGGCGTGGTCGAGCAGACCCGCCGGCACGCGGCGATCGCCGCGCTGCTGCGGGTGCCGCACGTGGTGCTCGCCGTGAACAAGATGGACCTGGTGGACTACCGGGAGCCCGTGTTCGCCGCGATCGCCGAGGAGTTCACGGCGTACGCCACCGAGCTGGGCGTCCCCGAGGTCACCGCCGTCCCGATCTCGGCGCTCGTCGGCGACAACGTGGTGGAGCCGTCCGCCCACATGGACTGGTACGGCGGCCCCACCGTGCTGGAGCACCTGGAGACCGTGCCGGTCAGCCACGACCTGACCCGCTGCCACGCCCGGCTGCCCGTGCAGTACGTGATCCGGCCGCAGAGCGCCGAGCACCCCGACTACCGGGGCTACGCCGGGCAGATCGCCGCCGGCACCTTCCGGGTCGGCGACGAGATCACCGTGCTCCCGTCGGGCCGCTCGACCACGGTCACCGGCATCGATCTGCTGGGCGAGCCCGTCGACGTGGCCTGGACGCCGCAGTCGGTGACGCTGCTGCTCGCCGACGACATCGACATCTCCCGCGGCGACCTGATCGTGCCCAGCAAGGACGCGCCGGCCACCACCCAGGACCTCGAGGCGACCGTCTGCCACGTCGCCGACGAGCCGCTGACGGTCGGCCACCGCGTGCTGATCAAGCACGGCACCCGCACGGTCAAGGCGATCGTCAAGGACATCCCGTCCCGGCTGACGCTGGACGACCTGTCCCTGCACCCGCACCCGGGCCGGCTCACCGCCAACGACATCGGCCGGGTGACCCTCCGCACCGCCGAACCGCTGCCCGCCGACACCTACGCCGACTCCCGCCGCACCGGGTCCTTCATCCTGATCGACCCCGGCGACGGGACGACGCTGACCGCGGGCATGGTCGGCGAGTCCTTCGCCTCACCCGACCCGGTGGACGACGAGGCGGACGACGACGGGTGGGACTTCTGACCACCCGCCGGCCTCCCGCCGCCTCCGTACCGCCCTGAGCCCGCCGACGGCCCGGCCGCGCGACCGCCGGCCGCCACCGAGAGGAACGTTCCCCTTGCCTGCCACGACCGCCCTGCGCCGCGCCCTCGCGGTGACGGCCATGCTGCCGTTGCCGGCCCTGGCCGCCTGCGGTTACGGGTCCCAGGCCAAGGACATCGACACCGCGCAGGTCGCCTCGGGTCCGAGGACCGACGGTCTGGACTCCGTCCGCATCGGCTACTTCGGCAACCTCACCCACGGCACCGCCCTGGTCGGCGCCCAGAAGGGGTTCTTCCAGAAGGAACTCAAGGGCACCGAGGCGACGTACGCGGTGTTCAACGCGGGCCCGTCGGCGATCGAGGCGCTCAACTCCGATTCCCTGGACGTCGCGTTCATCGGTCCCTCCCCCGCGGTGAACGGCTGGACCAAGGCGGAGGGCAAGAACCTGCGCATCGTGGGCGGTTCGGCGTCCGGCGGCGTGAAGCTGGTCGTGAACCCCG from Streptomyces sp. DH-12 carries:
- a CDS encoding GTP-binding protein — encoded protein: MSTITTEELSATTLLRFATAGSVDDGKSTLVGRLLHDSKSVLADQLEAVERASAVRGQDTPDLALLTDGLRAEREQGITIDVAYRYFATPRRRFILADTPGHVQYTRNMVTGASTAELTVILVDARNGVVEQTRRHAAIAALLRVPHVVLAVNKMDLVDYREPVFAAIAEEFTAYATELGVPEVTAVPISALVGDNVVEPSAHMDWYGGPTVLEHLETVPVSHDLTRCHARLPVQYVIRPQSAEHPDYRGYAGQIAAGTFRVGDEITVLPSGRSTTVTGIDLLGEPVDVAWTPQSVTLLLADDIDISRGDLIVPSKDAPATTQDLEATVCHVADEPLTVGHRVLIKHGTRTVKAIVKDIPSRLTLDDLSLHPHPGRLTANDIGRVTLRTAEPLPADTYADSRRTGSFILIDPGDGTTLTAGMVGESFASPDPVDDEADDDGWDF
- the cysC gene encoding adenylyl-sulfate kinase — its product is MTAPSTNQENHVTTGATVWLTGLPSAGKTTIAHELAARLREQGRPAEVLDGDEIREFLSAGLGFSREDRHTNVQRIGFVAELLARNGVLALVPVIAPYADSREAVRARHEANGTPYVEVHVATPVEVCSVRDVKGLYAKQAAGELTGLTGVDDPYEEPEKPDLRIESQHQTVQESAAVVHAVLSERGLA
- the cysD gene encoding sulfate adenylyltransferase subunit CysD; this encodes MTTVATTVEEGTDSPYALSHLDALESEAVHIFREVAGEFEKPVILFSGGKDSIVMLHLALKAFAPAPVPFALLHVDTGHNFPEVLDYRDRTVAEHGLRLHVASVQDYIDRGVLKERPDGTRNPLQTLPLTDTIREQGFDAVFGGGRRDEEKARAKERVFSLRDEFSQWDPRRQRPELWNLYNGRHAPGEHVRVFPLSNWTELDVWQYIAREDIELPEIYYAHEREVFKRSGMWLTAGEWGGPKDGETVEKRLVRYRTVGDMSCTGAVDSDADTIEKVITEIAASRLTERGATRADDKLSEAAMEDRKREGYF